agttgaagaattggatccacttcagttgttgggattgatcattgacacttagtttcttttgattgattcaatagattagttatggagatggaagatgcttctcactaccatgtctctccttatgattaaaccaattagggaacgtcctctaattaattactaattaacaaattgccaaggaacgtccttggaccttaggcatcaaacaattgttaattgcatgaagaaagagagagatccaatcctaactactcaaacgcatgagatgttgctagatcatacaatttccttggtttttataccaagtgttcttatatttgaataatccaagcaattacggacttaaatcacccaaactaacatattattaccttgcaatcaagaatcaattggccatattgatcaaaacaacaaagcaacaatggaattaagcatgagattgtatgaatattgaataacaaaagataaacaatgtttgatcaagtctcccaatccataaaacaactaaagcatcacctaatcttcaactagaataaaagatttcagcctctcatggctgaaacaaaaataaaaaataaagaaaagaagaaaggtagaagaagagaagaaaggtagaagaagagatgtgaatttcgcaggtgtctccaaggtggtgtgtaaaAGCTGTGTGGAggatgtgtctttttatagttgaaagtgctgccttaggtcatacttgcttcctaattagtgaagaggctgcccaaagtgctgaaaaggaaagaatcgcgtttgcAAATTCTccggaaggaaggaggcgcgcggatcaggcttcagaagaggaaggatgcgcgcggattgcagaagaggaagtggagcgcagtcattgaatgcagaagggaaagtgaatctgtccagtctttcctttttaggtggagccttcgtttgaattttgaatgttgaacgcagaagaggcaagtgcgtcttcatgagatcttgttgcctaaataggaagatgtgactgctgcagtgtgtgcatatctttgaataaggaaagaaagatctgcgatttgaatttcaaataatcttctaactgagctttccttatttgcttttgtttctgcacttcccttatttgaggactttccttttctgaaaactttccatatttgtcaCTTTTTCGCAGTTTTaaaagcattttctccagaatatctctttacacctaatatctgcaaaacatgattaaaaccataaaattaggcagaaaagatgtaaataaacattaagaacatcatgataaaatggactaaaatatgctctatcacttaTTGTATCTGTTAATAATCCTGGCTGAAGTTGAAACCCAATATTCTTGAAAAAGGACTGCTTGATGCTGCACATTTGAATGTTTCTTTGTCAATGTTCTTTTGAATGAGGTGACCTTCTGTCTCAGCACAAGCATCAAATAAACCGATGATTAGTATCAAAGagaattttatatgttttccaCAATATGACCAATTTGCTAACTATAAATCTACAACAAACATCCCAGATTTTATTGTAGTCATGACTTGAAACTGTATTTATGGTGGCGTGTCCTTCCCTAACTTTTCTACTTGTTATTTTCCTTCTTCATGTGATTTTTCTCGAGGAATTGTGTCCTAATTTTTACAAGTTTGTGTtgcaatatatatattattttttgttgCAAAGCACATTTTTATTTGAGTGTTTTTTTCTGTAGGTTTTCAAGGGAGCATTGTCAGTGAACTGATCGCAGGATCAATATCAGTTCATAAGTTGTTGAAGTTGATGTAACCAGCTGCAAAACCAAGAAGGTAGATGTTATAGCTCTTTCCACTAAGAATTATTTAAAgttaatttagttttcaaagTTGAAAAGCTATTCAGCTCCAAAGTATTCTATTATTATGCTTGTTATCTTGCTGATCCTGTGCATTTTAGTGTTGATATCTTTCATTCCCTTTGATAATCAGGCACACATAATTGTTTCCTATTCAAGTAAACTGTAAGCATGAGCAAGGTCAATGCAATGGTGCTTTTGCATTTAAAGGGTATGATCACTTAGAAAAAAAGTGTTCCATCTGCAGCGCAATGCCATTTTTCTCTTTATTACATTTCATTTTATGTCTTTCATAGTCTGCTGTTTTCCCTGGTCATCAGTTATCACACGTGCTAAAGTTTTTTTCATTGATGGTGTCAAAGTTAAACCAATGTCTGTTGGTCCAATGATCAGTGGCTAGCATACCACACTGCACCAGTAGAAGCATAATTACGAAATTTATGTCATTAATATTCCATAACATCCATTCCCAGCAGATGCATCTTCTTCACTAATGCAAATGTAGTCTGCTGCAGTTATCAAAGAAAAAAGGGCTTGGCATCAAGATTATGCAAAGCAACTGGTAGACATAATTAAAATGCTTGTTATATGGAGGGAATTATACCCCAATTTTGTAGCTCTTGCTGGTGTATCATAGTTCTGTTGCTGTGGCTGGCTAAGCTGAAGATGGACAGGCACATTTGAATCCTCCTCAATTGCCGCATCATTGATGCTAAGGTAATCTCTGTTTAGTCCATTTACATTTCCTGCTCCATACACCTGGGATATGCAAAATTTTAAATGAGGATGGATTAAAAATGTTTGCCAATTTCATGGAGAAAGGTTTGACTATTTGCTTCATCCGTCCAAGTCCAATTGACGGTTGTGTTACTTATCCAAACCTCTACCATCATATACATTTGCCTGTCcccttgaaaaaatatttttaccttCTTATACAGTTCCACATTTTCTTGGTGAATGAGGTTTCCCTGAAATAAAACAATAAAGTTTAGCTACTTGAATTGTGGAAAGCTTCAGAAGTAAAATTACTGGCCATTGTCTCAGGGGTTCACCTTTCTCTTTAGTTCTTGTATTTCGTCCATTAACATATGGTCCTAAAGAAATCAAATATTAATATCAGTGACATGCATGTGCTTACTATGCAAGTATCTCTTGAGGCTGATTTTTGGAATTAGATTTCCAAACCTTTTTCATACGAACACCCCGGAGACTCATTTCTAGCCGACTCTCCAAATTTTGTAACTCCTTTACGCTCAAGCCAGAGAGCTCTTCACCCATCATTTGCCTGGTATTGTTGCATACAAATGcaatattttaaagttttactAGTTATTCTCTACCTTGCTATATAGGGATAGATCACATGCAATCAGCTATTTCTTCTAATCACAGTATTTGGTTCTCTGTGGATTTCGTGGTTTTATGAAGGTAGGTCATCTATAAAGAGAAGAAAATAGGCCAAACTCTCATATTCTACTAGTCTATTCTGCACATTCTGTTCACAACTTCACATGAAAAGTGGTAGCTGTGGTTCTCTGTTTTTTGCACGTGGAATCAACATGCTAATTGTTTATGGTTTATATTGTGGTGAATTTTATGAATCTGccttcaaattaaattaaattatcatcttcTCTAGTTCTAGAAGTTGCAGATAGTTACATGAAAATATTGacaaaatattgaataaaatatatttaggtTACAGTTGGATAGATGATATGAATAGATTTACAACCAAAACAGttaaaaatcatataaatttGATGTTTCAACTACAGTTCATAATaagttgataagttaactatCCATTCGAAGGCATGGGGTTATAGCTTAGATTGCACTTGAATCACGATGTAAATTCCATGAATctcttgaaagaaaaaatattttgtttgtAATTGAGAGATGTAGTAGAAgcattctctctttctctctctctctctctctctctttgtaTTTCCCTTtgtccttcttttttttttttggattgttTGGTTGAGGGTGGGTAGAGGGCACCATGGGCACCTGAACCCTGAACCAAACATATGCTGTACATGCCACTTTGAGACGGGTGAACCATTTGCAAGTTAAATCAGTTGTAAACACAGAGATAGGTGGTCTGCAGGAATTGGGTTATAAATAATAGCATGTCTCACTGATCAAATAGGTTCCTATTCTCatttttttctctatttcaCTCTTTCTTCATGCCTCTCGTATGAGAAATTGATGTTAAAAAGGAAATATCATACCGATGATTTTCTTGTAAGTTTTGAAGTTGTTGCCTCAACATAGCTGCCTCCCTTTGCCAGAACTAGCAAAATTCACAATTTAGCAACATATCAGTCTTTTCTGGTTCTCCTGGCTATgccaaattattattattattattaattttattttctgattATAGTAATGGTCATGACCAGATAGAAACACATAATATATTGAGTTTTTCATatatgattttccttcctgCTCCTAATTTCAGTGTAGCAGTTAATTATTTTTGACACTGTTTTCTTATtttgcattattcattgattGAATTCAATATGCCTTTTCAACATTTAGAATTCAAGTGTAGCCGTGGATTACATGACAGATACCATGAGAGATGGGATGTAGAAGATTTGCTGCATGATTATTGACAGGTAtgaagagggaaaaaaaaaaagaacatgtTGAACTGTTTTTAAGTAATCAGCAATGTGTGTATGGTAAATCTACTCGTCTGGTTTAATATGTGGGACTGGTGGCCACCCCATCTAAAGCAGAAGGGTTCTGGTGTGTTAGAAGGCCGACAACATAACAGAAGCAGTTAAAACGATGAGCTTGAATCAGTATTATTTCTCTACATTGAGTGCTAATATCCTTAATTGGATTAAATTGACAAGACATGGCCACAGTTCACTAATTGTCTACACTGCTGGAGTCTGATTATACTGCAAATTCTTTCACATGTATTTCTTATTACGCCTTCTGTTGACAGGATCAGGATGCTGTTTTGCTTTTTCTAGATTGACAATTTTCATTAATAGGAATAGAAGAGTAAATGTTGTGTGTTTTATAAGTTGTAACAATGGCAAAATGTTTAGGATGCTGACCAGACAACAATGTGGAAGCTAATATTTAGACAGATCAAACTCTGAGGGAAGTGAAGTTGCTTGTTCTCTTCTTCTAATTAATAACTGTCTTTCTAGCTTTCCCATATCCTCCATGTGCCAGAATCCTCCAGAATTAGTGTTGTTTTCTATTCTCTAGAGCTTTAAGACTATTTTATCTTCTCTACTAAAGTTTCTGGACCTTAAATACTTGTATATGGCTGTCCTTTAGTTTTGTATAACTGATGTGAGTAAGCATTTGCATCTTTTTACCACAGCAATTTTGCTTTCATAATTTATAGCATTATTCTTCTGTTGTAGTCATATCAAGGCATGTGGCATAAGCTATCTGTACAAACAAAATCTATTTTGCCTATCCCGTATAGGTCTTTTTTCACCCAATCCCAACTTTTAAATTTCCATTCTCAGACCATTTGACACCCAGGTTAGTTGGAACATGTCGTTGTCTATCATCTCCTTTGTTGCATAAAATATTCCAACATATGATGCTTTAAGATGTGTATAATATGTAGAATTTTAGCTCATAGTTGCACATGATTGTAAGAGTCAGTATCCTTCTGCCATAGAGCAGCTGAGTTGAAAATTTGTTGCTTATGTTTTCCTGTTGATAACCATTTTATTTGGAGAAAGTATCAAAGTTCAACATGTTTGTCTCTAATACCATCTATATTCTACATGTATATGAAGGACTCTTACATGAAAAGACCTGAAACATTAGGTTACCATCGAGGATGAAAAAAATAACACCAATCCTTAATCCAAACTAGTGGGTTTCAGCTATACGgatcctttttcttcattcagtTCTGTTTGAAATCAGTTCCACATCAATATTCTAAAAATGTGAATCGTGTTGACACTATTTCCCTCTACATGCCATTATAAGTCTACCCCTTTTCCTCCTCACTTCACCCTTAATTTACCACATTCCCATATAAGAGCTTTTAGTTCTCTGTCAGACAGATATGGCCAAAATATATTGGGCGAATGCAGTGAAAATCTGCTGTTTTGTACAAGTCATATACACGAAAACGAAGGAACGGGAGATTGACGAGTGTGTACTAAAATACCTTCACTTCCGAGATTGGGTTTCCCATCTGATGTTCCTCTTTTGATTTGTTGTATCTTTCAATCACTGATTTCATGCTGCAAGtacatattcaaattttatcaGAGATGAATATTATGCCATCTCCAAACTCTTAATAACATGTGTAAGAATAAAATGCCAATAACTACCCATGTATAATTTGGAAAGAAGTCAGATTTGTCATTCTGTTGTGCTTATGTCAGTTAAAACTGTAACTGTAACATCAAATAAGATTTTTTGAATCTTCTTTGGTTTGAAATTGACGGGAACCAAGGGTGCATTTTTTTCAACTCAGATTTTGATGTCGACAGATCTAAAGTTGTTTTTACATTTATACATTTTGCTCCTGAAAATCAGGAAATAGCTTTGCACTGATGGCGTTCATCTACATTATTCCACTTTTTCCTTATCTGTGCCATCATCTGTCTTTTCCTTAAGTTGGTTATTGAAGAATTATGTACTCAAGGAAAAGAGTCATCACATACTATTtgctgtgattttttttttaaatatcagaCACATATTGGAGCTCTTTTTTGTGCAATTTTTACCCTTTCTTTCTGTGGAACATTAATCAAGTGCAGATCAGTTTACAGCCTTGTTCTACAATATTTTCTCATTCATCAGAAAGAAATGTCACATTGCAAGACATGCGATCATCAGCTTTGGATCCTTCATGGATGTCAAGATTTCCTGCATATTATTGAAGAAGGGAGAGGGTGTGTGGGTGGAAGGGGTTTATTTACAAATAAGTTTCTTAGCAAAGCTGAAAATTCTGTAGAAGTTTTGAATTCAGTAAATTACTGTTACAATATAGTTTAGCAGCCCTGTATGAGATACAAAGCAAAAGAAGGAAGACAATTCTGAAAGATGCACAAATAGGATGTCCCTTAGACAAGATGAGACAtctgaaatatgaaatttaatgttttGACACTATATTATGGAAATCAGAGTAAATTATTGGGTTTGCCCATTCGCCAGAAGAGCATCTCTACAATTGATAATGGGCTTCAACTCCAAGTTTTGCTTCTCTGATGTCCAATGTTCTGTTTGCTTTTGTAGCAAACAGCACAATTGAAGAATTTTTAGTACCTGTTTTGTGAAAGGCTCCTAAGCTCCCAACTCTATATGCATTCTGTTTTAAATTATACGGACATTAACCAAGGAGAATAGGCCCAAGCTCTCCCTACTGGTTCTACCCAGATAAGATGGGAAATCAAACTGATCTCATGCAAAGGTATGTGTCTGTACCCTTCCTTTCAGATTACTTTGAATGCGTAAAGAATTTACCAGTTGCACAGTTTATTTTCCAAAGTTCCTAACTTCGACATAAATTCAAGAGTTCACTAAAGTTGGTGgctaaaatttagaaatttcccATACTTTAGGTTAGAGAAAGTTCCGcttttttcttatatatatatatatatattttttgcctTTTCACTGAAACTTTAATTGAAATTTGAGCCATGTAACAGTTTTTGTTGCAAACTACTTAGTCCTTGCAAATTTATTATCTTCTTATGTATTTGGTTCTTACCATCTTTATTTCTAGAAGCATGCTTCTACCGTTTCCTTGCAAACTAATTATAGTGGATCTCATATTCACTATCAGACCATAGAATCAGtagatttcaatttattttcttcttcctttgATTTTCTATAAAGTTTATTAGCATGAATTTGACAAATTATGTTGACTCAACCTCAGAATGGCCTTAGTTCATGGAAGTTACCATCGACAAATTCAGGTCATAATGTTACTCTTAACTGCATTCTTGTATTTCAGTTAAACTCAGTTATGACGAGTAACCAAAATCCTCCAGTTGTACAGGCTAGTGAGTTTGTGCTGAGCAGTAATATAGGACAGATTAATGCTTCATATCCATCCATAGAGAGGGAATAAAGAGCTTTGAACCCAACTAGCGAATCATTGGTTAGAGACTAGTTTGGCTAGAGAGAACACACTTCTATAATATTTTGAGTAGGATATTAAAACAAATTTAAGCTTGTCTTGAATCAGAGAATCTAGCAAGAACCTTGAAGCAAAATGCTGCTTGGGGTATGGATGCAAGACTACTTGTTTGAGATTCAAGGCATAAAGGATCTAGCTTATACATCTTGTTTTCTCTTAGCCAAGAACCTATACTGAGCCTTGGAAAAAAAATGTAGTTCCCAAGTTTTGGGTTTCATGAAACACATATTCTGTAGTTTCGTGTCATGAAAGATGGACAAAATGCATATCTATTGTATCCTATTCTATCAATAGTAATGGCCATCTTTTCGGTTATATGGGCCTGTCAGAGGGTTGAGGCAGGGTATCTtcctattatatatttttttttatttgtaatttgtACGCAGGGACTTgctcatttaataaaaaagcGGAGATTCAGGGCATATATGCTTCTAGAAACGATCCAGCAGTGAGCCGTCCAGCAGTGACTCATCTCTTCTAGCTGATTACTCGGTGATCTTTACTAAAGCAACAAGTTCAAAGGCTACAAAAATTAAAGTGTTGCTTGATTAGTTCTCAGCTACAAGTGGTAactcaaaattataaataggATGAAAGTTGTGAAAAAAAcaaatttttttaagagaaaaagagaaataaCTACTTAAAATGAAGGCATGACCGCCATAACTGATAATGGGAAGCCTGAAGCCAACCCAAGAACAATAGTGTGTTTTTTATTCAGCTCCTGCATAGAAGTTCAACTTGTCAGAAGGTGGAGGAGAATTAGAAGCTGTAAGAAGAGAACAGAGAGGCAAGTGAAGTTGTTTGTTGTCTTTTGGAGTTGAAGAGCTTTGGAAATGGTGTGAGATTGGATTGTGGGTTTGTGGATTTTCTAAGGAACACAACTTAAATTTAGTACAACATACCATCCACAAACGGATGACCAAACATAAGTCATAAACGGATAACCAAACATAAGTCATAAACGGGTGCCTTGAGACTTACTTGTGGTGTTTTTCCTCGAAACAATCAAAAGGGTGATCCAAATAGTTGTGTTGGGCGGAGTATTGTTACATCACCAATTTTTAATCATATGTGGGGAAGGCTCTTTTTTAGATTGTTTATGGGAGGTTACTACCTGTTATTCAACAATTTTTTTACTAGGAGAAACTAAGGTAGAACAGGTATCACAATAACTTTCAGACAGAGATGAAATGATAAGGCTATTGAAGAATAGATTGTGTCGAGCTCAATAGGTCATGAGTAAATGTACCAATAAGCATTGTAGGAACTTAGAATTTGGAGTTGGGGATGCAGTTTTTCTCAAATTGAGACCACTTAGGCAACAATCAGTGGCAAACAAGGCATTTGCAAAGTTATCTGCCAGATATTTTGGTCCTTTCATCGTTCTAGCAAAGGTAGGAGCTATAGCTTACAAGCTAAGTCTGCCAAAGGAATCATGAATACATCTAGTATTCCATGTTTCTCAACTGAAACGAGTGGTAGGTAACCATCATGTAATTGTTGCTATCCCTACTCATCTAGAGGTGAATGAAGGACTCTTGGTGGAACCTGAAACTATTTTACAACACAAGCAAGatcaaaaggaaaaataaacagTGGAACAAGTTTTGGTGAAATGGAAGTGGAAAGGGGTTGAAGATGCTATATTGATGAATTTATCAGACTTCCAGGGACAATTTCCCTACTTCAGTCTTAAGGACAATACTGATTCTCAACAGGAAAGTAATGATAATGCTAGGAAAGTAATGATAATGCTAAGGGctcaaaaacaaaaatttttaaGGTGTATTTCAGGAGAAGGGAGAAACAGAATGCACACAATTGACAGTCATACAACTGGCAGATTTTGAGAATAATGGATACGGACAAGTGGCAGAAATTAGTTACAAGAGAAGATTTCTTTCCAGCATTTAAGAAGGAATTTGGCAGAGAGAAAGGCATCCTTTTCAGTATATTTTCTCTAGTCGAGAGAGGGCAGAAGGTTATCTTATGCACAGGAGAATATCATGCTCTTGAGGGGCTAGTTACAaccatttcttttctttcttctttattttgtgtCTAAGGAGCAATTTTGTTGagttcattttttttctatttttgttaAGAGACTTGATTTGTATTTCCTCTTTATGAAGACACTCAACCAATCAATACAATCATTTCATCCGTATCTCTATAGATTAACTCTCACTCTTTACTCTATCAAAGCCATATATGTAAATTTGTATATTGTAATTCTTATTATTGAtggtaataaaataatatatttgtttaaaaattttttctctttaattgTTTAAAAGCCAAATAATCTATCCACCATActcttatttataatattagactctttagtttaatttaattagacatcttatttaatttaaaaataatacataaATAAGATATCTATTTTATTTAGGCATCCACCTGTTAAGGAATATGTATCAGAGCCTCTCCATTGATGTGTGGCCTCCCTTAAATATTTCACGTTTCAGTAAAGTTTTGGGCATgaaggggtgtgttgaatctaTATTGATTTGTGTTGACCAATGTAGAAAGTtcctaattaggaggattcaGATTTTTGGGATCCTAATTACACTTGATTATATGGCTTGATTATAtagattttattcttattataaatattcctaatttatattgattttttgtgtataaatattcaaatcttgtaaaaatcaattcaattggaataaaataaaaaattcctcccaaaattcttcatggtgTTAGAGTTTTGCCAACATTATTTAGTATAAGGATTTATGGTACTGTTCACAGAGTTAGGATTTTTATAGGTCAAGCTTCTAGGCGACTCTATAGAGGAAGTTAATTGACACCGCTCATACCAGGAGAATACCCATTGGATTTTCGACCTTCCTCCGGCGACGTGCCTCCATTCCGGCCACGCACGTGAGCTCACGTGCCACCACAGACTCTTCGTCATTTTCACACGCTGGCGGGTAGGTCCTTCTCCGGTGCCCTTTTCCTATGGTGCTCCTTTTCGACAACCTCCCCTTCATGTCGCGGCTCTGACCAGCCCAATCCCATGCCTTTTTGCCTTTGCTTCTCTAATGAACAATAGCTCTTTATctattttgacaaaaaaaagggtagtttttttcttcttcttgacATGGCAAATAAGAAAATGACTAGTGTGGAAAATGTAAGGGTCTCCGATAATACTTTCATTTCATCTATTGATTTTACTTCATAGATTATTGATTCTGGCGCAGATAGATACATGACAGGCTCCTCTAAAAGTTTCTTTAATTATCTTCCATGTCTATAAAAGGATGTTGTAAGAATAGTCAATGGTTCTTTTAATTCAATATCTGGAACCGGTTCTATTGTTTATACTCTCAATATCAAGCTATCCtctgtttttcatatttcttgttTCTCTATTAGCCTTTTATCTATTAGTGCTCTCACCAAAGCacttaactgtaaaattaaatttttttcctgACCATTATGTTATTCAGGACCTTCAATCTGGAAAGAAGATTGACAATGGTAGACTGTACGATAGCTTATATATGTTGAAAGGAAATCTGAGTTTAAATTCACCTCGAACTCTTTTTTGAAGAAATCAGGATGTCAACTAGGAAATCATATAATGGCATTGACGGTTAGAACACTCATCCTTCTTTATTTTATGATGCTTCTGAGTATGCTAAGCATATAAAAACCTTTTATCCCTCCAATAATAATAGGTGTACGATCCCTTTTGTGACCATCCATTCTGCTATTTGGGGATCTACTCAAACGGTCTCACTATTTGGTAATTATTGAtttgttacttttattaattACTGCACTTGCATGACTTGGGTTTATTTGATAAAGACAAAGAGTAATGTGGtttcttgctttcaatttttttacaaGATAATTTATACTCAATTTGATGCtaagataaaagttttgagaactgATAATGGTACAGAGTACATGGATGACCATTTTTCTGCTTATCTAGAGTCTAATGGAATACTGCATCAAACTAATTGTCCTTACACTAGTGCCCAAAATAGTATtgctaaaagaaaaaataagtacCTGTTGAAAGTAGCCCGATCTCTCCTTTTCACTAAAAACCTATTGAGGAGATACAATATTAGTGACAGCCTATCTCATTAATAGAATGCCTTTAAAAGCCCTTTAGAGATGCTATAAGGAAAAAATGCTTATACTGTTTTATCAAAGGTTTTTAGATGCACGTATTTTGTTCATACTATGACAGGTGGGAAGCTCGATTCGGGAgctcttaaatgtgtgtttgttggatcCTCTCCCATACAGAAGGGTTACAAATATTATCACCCTccatctaaaaaatattttataagtaCGGATGTTACTTTTAGAGAAAGACTAAATCTTACTTCAGTACTACCCT
The sequence above is a segment of the Manihot esculenta cultivar AM560-2 chromosome 5, M.esculenta_v8, whole genome shotgun sequence genome. Coding sequences within it:
- the LOC110615482 gene encoding MADS-box transcription factor 23 isoform X1, with product MGRGKIAIRRIDNSTSRQVTFSKRRNGLLKKAKELAILCDAEVGVIIFSSTGKLYDFSSTSMKSVIERYNKSKEEHQMGNPISEVKFWQREAAMLRQQLQNLQENHRQMMGEELSGLSVKELQNLESRLEMSLRGVRMKKDHMLMDEIQELKRKGNLIHQENVELYKKVYGAGNVNGLNRDYLSINDAAIEEDSNVPVHLQLSQPQQQNYDTPARATKLGHQAVLFQEYWVSTSARIINRYNKQGQKSI
- the LOC110615482 gene encoding MADS-box transcription factor 23 isoform X4, which codes for MGRGKIAIRRIDNSTSRQVTFSKRRNGLLKKAKELAILCDAEVGVIIFSSTGKLYDFSSTSMKSVIERYNKSKEEHQMGNPISEVKFWQREAAMLRQQLQNLQENHRQMMGEELSGLSVKELQNLESRLEMSLRGVRMKKDHMLMDEIQELKRKGNLIHQENVELYKKVYGAGNVNGLNRDYLSINDAAIEEDSNVPVHLQLSQPQQQNYDTPARATKLGLHLH
- the LOC110615482 gene encoding MADS-box transcription factor 23 isoform X3 yields the protein MGRGKIAIRRIDNSTSRQVTFSKRRNGLLKKAKELAILCDAEVGVIIFSSTGKLYDFSSTSMKSVIERYNKSKEEHQMGNPISEVKFWQREAAMLRQQLQNLQENHRQMMGEELSGLSVKELQNLESRLEMSLRGVRMKKDHMLMDEIQELKRKGNLIHQENVELYKKVYGAGNVNGLNRDYLSINDAAIEEDSNVPVHLQLSQPQQQNYDTPARATKLGRLHLH
- the LOC110615482 gene encoding MADS-box transcription factor 23 isoform X2, whose translation is MGRGKIAIRRIDNSTSRQVTFSKRRNGLLKKAKELAILCDAEVGVIIFSSTGKLYDFSSTSMKSVIERYNKSKEEHQMGNPISEVKFWQREAAMLRQQLQNLQENHRQMMGEELSGLSVKELQNLESRLEMSLRGVRMKKDHMLMDEIQELKRKGNLIHQENVELYKKVYGAGNVNGLNRDYLSINDAAIEEDSNVPVHLQLSQPQQQNYDTPARATKLGYNSLHITSILIMSTSCFA